Proteins from a single region of Hymenobacter aquaticus:
- a CDS encoding bifunctional 3,4-dihydroxy-2-butanone-4-phosphate synthase/GTP cyclohydrolase II yields the protein MLDSIEDAIADIRAGKVVIVVDDEDRENEGDFICAARCATPEVINFMATHGRGLVCAPLIEQRCEELGLELMVGRNTALHATPFTVSIDLLKNGVTTGISASDRSKTILALIDPDTKPEELGKPGHIFPLKARKEGVLRRAGHTEAAIDLSRLAGFEPAGVLVEILKEDGEMARLPDLQEVAKRWDLKLISVQDLIKYRLQKESLITRDIEVQLPTEHGDFELIAFTQRSTNAQHLALVKGDISGDEPVLVRVHSSCVTGDIFGSCRCDCGPQLHRAMERIEQEGRGVIVYMNQEGRGIGLLNKLRAYKLQEQGRDTVEANLELGFGMDERDYGVGAQILRDLGISKMRLLTNNPRKRTGLVGYGLEIVDTVPIEIAANAHNERYLTTKRDKLGHTILTKDRTPHADPDSVVPVG from the coding sequence ATGCTTGACTCGATTGAAGACGCCATTGCCGATATCCGCGCCGGCAAAGTGGTAATTGTAGTGGACGACGAAGACCGCGAAAACGAGGGCGACTTTATCTGCGCGGCCCGCTGCGCCACGCCCGAGGTCATCAACTTTATGGCCACCCACGGCCGCGGCCTGGTGTGCGCCCCGCTCATCGAGCAGCGCTGCGAGGAGCTGGGCCTGGAGCTGATGGTGGGCCGCAACACGGCCCTGCACGCCACGCCCTTCACGGTGAGCATCGACCTGCTCAAGAACGGCGTGACGACCGGCATTTCGGCTTCCGACCGCTCGAAGACCATCCTGGCCCTGATTGACCCCGATACCAAGCCCGAGGAGCTGGGCAAGCCCGGCCACATCTTCCCGCTCAAGGCCCGCAAGGAAGGCGTGCTGCGCCGCGCCGGCCACACCGAGGCCGCCATCGACCTCTCGCGCCTGGCGGGCTTCGAGCCGGCCGGCGTGCTGGTCGAGATTCTGAAGGAAGACGGCGAAATGGCCCGCCTGCCCGACTTGCAGGAAGTAGCCAAGCGCTGGGACCTGAAGCTGATTTCGGTGCAGGACCTGATCAAATACCGCCTGCAGAAGGAAAGCCTCATCACCCGCGACATCGAGGTGCAGCTGCCCACCGAGCACGGCGACTTCGAGCTGATTGCCTTCACCCAGCGCTCCACCAACGCCCAGCACTTGGCCCTGGTGAAAGGCGACATCAGCGGCGACGAGCCCGTGCTGGTGCGCGTGCACAGCAGCTGCGTGACCGGCGACATCTTCGGCTCCTGCCGCTGCGACTGCGGCCCCCAGCTGCACCGGGCCATGGAGCGCATCGAGCAGGAAGGCCGCGGCGTGATTGTGTACATGAACCAGGAGGGCCGCGGCATCGGCCTGCTCAACAAGCTGCGCGCCTACAAGCTGCAGGAGCAGGGCCGCGACACGGTGGAAGCCAACCTGGAGCTGGGCTTCGGCATGGATGAGCGCGACTACGGCGTGGGCGCCCAGATCCTGCGCGACCTGGGCATCAGCAAGATGCGCCTGCTCACCAACAACCCCCGCAAGCGCACCGGCCTGGTCGGCTACGGCCTCGAAATCGTGGATACGGTGCCGATTGAAATTGCCGCCAACGCCCACAACGAACGGTACCTGACCACCAAGCGCGACAAGCTGGGCCACACCATCCTGACCAAGGACCGCACCCCCCACGCCGACCCCGACTCGGTGGTGCCGGTAGGATAG
- a CDS encoding glycosyltransferase produces the protein MKLLVLLSRFPYPLDKGDKLRAFHQLRYLARHHDICLLALTDEPVDEAAYAAVRPLCRGGLHVHPLRKPGIVANMTRALATGLPFQVGYFYDGAAQRRLDQLLRDFQPQHVYCQLIRMAEYLRPHVGKYAMTLDYMDVFSAGMQRRATQAPAWQRPVISLEARRLLRYEADVFGWFRHHTIISDQDRQLINHPRRQQIHVVLNGIDTDFFQPTDTAKTYELVFCGNMSYHPNVDAAEFLALEILPLVRQTHPQARLLIAGTTPAARVLALASEAVVISGWLPDIREAYASARVFVAPMRVGTGLQNKLLEAMAMRLPCLTTPLANNALRGVPGQDLLVGESAPELAAGISRLLAEPGAADALAGRGLEFVRAHYNWAAATGKLEALFGE, from the coding sequence ATGAAGCTGCTCGTTCTGCTGTCCCGGTTTCCGTACCCGCTCGATAAAGGCGACAAGCTCCGCGCTTTTCACCAGCTCCGCTACCTGGCCCGCCACCACGACATCTGCCTGCTGGCCCTCACCGACGAGCCCGTGGACGAGGCCGCCTACGCCGCCGTGCGCCCCCTATGCCGGGGCGGCCTGCACGTGCACCCGCTACGCAAGCCCGGTATTGTGGCCAACATGACCCGGGCCCTGGCTACCGGGCTGCCGTTTCAGGTGGGCTACTTCTACGACGGGGCCGCCCAGCGCCGCCTCGACCAGCTGCTGCGCGACTTTCAGCCCCAGCACGTGTACTGCCAGCTGATCCGGATGGCCGAGTATCTGCGCCCCCACGTCGGCAAATATGCCATGACCCTGGACTATATGGACGTGTTTTCGGCCGGGATGCAGCGCCGCGCGACCCAGGCGCCGGCCTGGCAGCGGCCCGTCATCAGCCTGGAAGCCCGCCGCCTGCTGCGCTACGAAGCCGACGTGTTCGGCTGGTTTCGGCACCACACCATCATTTCCGACCAGGACCGGCAGCTCATCAACCACCCCCGGCGCCAGCAGATTCACGTGGTGCTCAACGGCATCGACACCGACTTCTTCCAGCCCACCGACACGGCCAAAACCTACGAGCTGGTGTTCTGCGGCAACATGAGCTACCACCCCAACGTGGACGCGGCCGAGTTTCTGGCCCTGGAAATTCTGCCCCTGGTGCGGCAAACGCACCCCCAGGCCCGCCTGCTCATTGCCGGCACCACGCCCGCCGCCCGGGTGCTGGCCCTGGCCTCGGAGGCCGTAGTTATCAGCGGCTGGCTGCCCGATATTCGGGAGGCTTACGCCTCGGCGCGGGTATTCGTGGCCCCCATGCGGGTGGGCACGGGCCTGCAAAACAAGCTGCTCGAAGCTATGGCCATGCGCCTGCCCTGCCTCACCACGCCCCTGGCCAACAACGCCCTGCGCGGCGTACCCGGCCAGGATCTGCTGGTGGGGGAGTCGGCCCCGGAGCTGGCCGCCGGCATCAGTCGGCTGCTGGCCGAGCCTGGGGCCGCCGATGCGCTGGCCGGCCGGGGCCTGGAGTTTGTGCGCGCCCACTACAACTGGGCCGCCGCCACCGGCAAGCTGGAGGCGCTGTTTGGGGAGTAG